In the Acanthopagrus latus isolate v.2019 chromosome 23, fAcaLat1.1, whole genome shotgun sequence genome, one interval contains:
- the LOC119014771 gene encoding hemoglobin subunit alpha-1 codes for MPCFMYKTPHGPDRSQHFNLEQSAHKMSLTAKDKDVVRAFWGKIAGKADDIGSDALSRMLAVYPQTKTYFSHWKDLSPGSAPVMKHGKTVMGGVADAVKKIDDLAAGLLNLSELHAFTLRVDPANFKILSHNILVVLATMFPADFTPEVHVSVDKFLAALSRALAEKYR; via the exons ATGCCCTGTTTTATGTATAAAACCCCCCACGGTCCGGACAGGTCCCAACACTTCAACTTGGAACAATCAGCACACAAGATGAGTCTCACTGCAAAGGACAAGGACGTCGTCAGAGCCTTCTGGGGCAAAATCGCTGGCAAGGCCGACGACATCGGCTCTGATGCTCTCTCCAG GATGCTGGCGGTGTACCCGCAGACCAAGACTTACTTCTCCCACTGGAAGGACCTGAGCCCCGGCTCTGCCCCGGTGATGAAGCACGGAAAGACCGTGATGGGTGGAGTTGCTGATGCTGTGAAGAAGATCGACGATCTGGCTGCAGGTCTTCTGAACCTCAGCGAGCTGCACGCCTTCACTCTGCGTGTGGACCCCGCTAACTTCAAG ATTCTCTCCCACAACATCCTGGTGGTTCTGGCCACCATGTTCCCCGCTGACTTCACCCCTGAGGTCCATGTGTCTGTGGACAAGTTCCTGGCTGCCCTGTCCCGCGCCCTGGCTGAGAAATACCGATAA
- the LOC119014770 gene encoding hemoglobin cathodic subunit beta-like isoform X1, translating into MLHSHLAADSLMSDTLLTYHRRDAHSSVRRVEANDKERSTVRAVWEKLDIDQIGPEALARVLIVYPWTERYFGGFGDMFTATAVLNNSKVAAQGKVVLRALSRAVENMDNIKGTYAALSRMHYKKLNVDPDNFKLLADCITITVACKLKGDLSPQTQATWQKFLSVVVEAMGSQYS; encoded by the exons ATGCTTCACAGTCATCTGGCAGCTGACAGTCTGATGTCTGACACCCTGCTGACTTATCATCGCCGAGACGCTCATTCCTCAGTTCGACGCGTGGAGGCAAACG ACAAGGAGCGCAGCACGGTCAGAGCTGTGTGGGAAAAACTTGATATCGATCAGATCGGACCGGAAGCTTTGGCAAG GGTGCTGATCGTCTACCCCTGGACCGAGCGGTACTTCGGTGGTTTTGGAGACATGTTCACTGCAACAGCTGTTCTGAACAACTCCAAAGTGGCGGCCCAGGGCAAAGTGGTGCTGAGGGCCCTGAGCAGAGCGGTGGAGAACATGGACAACATCAAGGGCACATATGCTGCCCTGAGCCGGATGCACTACAAGAAACTCAACGTGGATCCCGATAACTTCAAA CTGCTGGCAGACTGCATCACAATCACCGTCGCCTGCAAACTGAAGGGCGACCTCAGCCCTCAGACACAAGCCACCTGGCAGAAGTTCCTGTCTGTTGTAGTCGAGGCTATGGGCAGTCAGTACTCCTGA
- the LOC119014770 gene encoding hemoglobin cathodic subunit beta-like isoform X2, with protein MVHWTDKERSTVRAVWEKLDIDQIGPEALARVLIVYPWTERYFGGFGDMFTATAVLNNSKVAAQGKVVLRALSRAVENMDNIKGTYAALSRMHYKKLNVDPDNFKLLADCITITVACKLKGDLSPQTQATWQKFLSVVVEAMGSQYS; from the exons ATGGTTCACTGGACAGACAAGGAGCGCAGCACGGTCAGAGCTGTGTGGGAAAAACTTGATATCGATCAGATCGGACCGGAAGCTTTGGCAAG GGTGCTGATCGTCTACCCCTGGACCGAGCGGTACTTCGGTGGTTTTGGAGACATGTTCACTGCAACAGCTGTTCTGAACAACTCCAAAGTGGCGGCCCAGGGCAAAGTGGTGCTGAGGGCCCTGAGCAGAGCGGTGGAGAACATGGACAACATCAAGGGCACATATGCTGCCCTGAGCCGGATGCACTACAAGAAACTCAACGTGGATCCCGATAACTTCAAA CTGCTGGCAGACTGCATCACAATCACCGTCGCCTGCAAACTGAAGGGCGACCTCAGCCCTCAGACACAAGCCACCTGGCAGAAGTTCCTGTCTGTTGTAGTCGAGGCTATGGGCAGTCAGTACTCCTGA
- the LOC119014769 gene encoding hemoglobin subunit beta, protein MVQWTDAERAAIKSLWAKIDVGEIGPQALARLLIVYPWTQRHFSSFGNISTNAAILGNDKVAAHGKTVMGGLDRAVKNLDDIKNAYTLLSQKHSEQIHVDPDNFRLLAECISVCVGAKFGPKVFNADAQEAWQKFLAVVVSALGRQYH, encoded by the exons ATGGTCCAGTGGACAGATGCCGAGCGTGCTGCCATCAAATCCCTGTGGGCAAAGATCGATGTGGGTGAGATCGGACCCCAGGCTTTGGCCAG GCTTTTGATCGTGTATCCATGGACTCAAAGACACTTCTCAAGCTTCGGCAACATTTCCACCAACGCCGCCATCCTCGGGAACGACAAGGTGGCCGCGCACGGCAAGACAGTGATGGGTGGGCTGGACCGAGCTGTGAAGAACTTGGACGACATCAAGAACGCTTACACCCTGCTGAGCCAGAAGCACTCTGAGCAAATCCATGTGGATCCTGATAACTTCAGG CTTCTTGCTGAGTGCAtcagtgtgtgcgtgggtgCCAAGTTTGGCCCCAAAGTCTTCAACGCCGATGCCCAGGAGGCCTGGCAGAAGTTCCTGGCTGTGGTGGTCTCCGCCCTGGGCAGACAGTACCACTGA
- the LOC119014776 gene encoding hemoglobin subunit alpha-B-like produces the protein MSLSDTDKARVKALWAKVQPKAAEIGAEALGRMLVAYPQTKAYFSHWGTDLNVNHTQVQKHGGVIMTGVARGVKYIDDLTSGMSTLSELHAFKLRVDPGNFKILAHNLILVIASFFPADFTPEVHVSFDKFLMRLAFALSERYR, from the exons ATGAGTCTCTCTGACACAGACAAGGCCCGGGTGAAGGCCCTGTGGGCCAAAGTTCAACCGAAGGCTGCCGAGATTGGCGCCGAAGCTCTGGGCAG GATGTTGGTGGCCTACCCGCAGACCAAGGCCTACTTTTCCCACTGGGGGACCGATCTGAATGTTAACCATACCCAAGtgcagaaacatggtggtgtCATCATGACAGGCGTCGCCAGAGGCGTAAAATACATCGACGACCTGACCTCTGGTATGAGCACCCTCAGTGAGCTGCATGCCTTCAAGCTCCGAGTGGATCCGGGCAACTTTAAG ATCCTCGCCCACAACCTGATCTTGGTGATCGCCTCCTTCTTCCCCGCCGACTTCACTCCAGAGGTCCACGTCTCATTCGACAAGTTCCTGATGAGGTTGGCCTTCGCTCTGTCTGAAAGGTACCGCTAG
- the LOC119014775 gene encoding hemoglobin subunit beta-like, which translates to MVEWTDFERATIADIFSKMEYEIIGPAALSRCLVVYPWTQRYFGNFGNLYNATAIIGNPLVAKHGTTILHGLDRAVKNMDSIKDEYAELSVLHSEKLHVDPDNFKLLSDCLTIVVSAKMGKEFTGDVQAAFQKFLAVVVNSLGRQYH; encoded by the exons ATGGTTGAATGGACAGACTTCGAGCGCGCCACCATCGCCGACATCTTCTCCAAGATGGAGTATGAGATCATTGGACCTGCAGCTCTGTCCAG gtgtctgGTGGTCTACCCCTGGACTCAGAGGTATTTCGGGAACTTTGGAAACCTCTACAACGCCACAGCCATCATTGGAAACCCACTGGTTGCAAAACACGGAACAACCATCCTCCACGGTCTGGACCGGGCCGTGAAGAACATGGACAGCATCAAGGACGAATATGCCGAACTGAGCGTGTTGCACTCCGAGAAGCTGCATGTGGACCCTGATAACTTCAAG ctgctctctgactgtctcacCATCGTGGTTTCTGCAAAAATGGGCAAAGAGTTCACCGGTGATGTTCAGGCAGCTTTCCAGAAGTTCCTGGCTGTGGTGGTCAACTCCCTGGGAAGACAGTACCACTAG
- the LOC119013935 gene encoding hemoglobin embryonic subunit alpha-like, giving the protein MTSLTAKDKDRVKTFWAQVSGKSEEIGSEALARMLIVYPQTKTYFAHWKDVSPNSANAKKHGITVMGGVADAVSKIDDLKGGLLTLSELHAFTLRVDPANFKILSHCIMVVMANMFPDTFTPQVHVAMDKFLAALALALAEKYR; this is encoded by the exons ATGACCAGTCTCACCGCTAAGGACAAGGACAGAGTCAAAACCTTCTGGGCTCAGGTGTCTGGGAAGTCGGAGGAGATCGGCAGCGAGGCTCTGGCCAG GATGCTGATCGTGTACCCGCAGACCAAGACTTACTTCGCCCACTGGAAGGACGTGAGCCCCAACTCTGCCAATGCCAAGAAGCACGGAATAACTGTGATGGGTGGAGTTGCAGATGCCGTGAGCAAAATCGACGACCTGAAAGGAGGTCTGCTGACCCTCAGTGAGCTGCATGCCTTCACCCTGCGTGTGGACCCTGCTAACTTCAAG ATCCTGTCTCACTGCATCATGGTGGTCATGGCCAACATGTTCCCCGACACCTTCACCCCTCAGGTCCATGTGGCCATGGACAAGTTCCTGGCTGCcctggctctggctctggctGAGAAATACCGATAA
- the LOC119013934 gene encoding hemoglobin subunit beta: MVEWTDFERATIADIFSKMEYEIIGPAALSRCLVVYPWTQRYFGNFGNLYNAAAIMGNPLVAKHGTTILHGLDRAVKNMDNIKAEYAELSVLHSEKLHVDPDNFKLLSDCLTIVVSAKMGKEFTGDVQAAFQKFLAVVVNSLGRQYH, translated from the exons ATGGTTGAATGGACAGACTTCGAGCGCGCCACCATCGCCGACATCTTCTCCAAGATGGAGTATGAGATCATTGGACCTGCAGCTCTGTCCAG gtgtctgGTGGTCTACCCCTGGACTCAGAGGTATTTCGGGAACTTTGGAAACCTCTACAACGCCGCTGCCATCATGGGAAACCCACTGGTTGCAAAACACGGAACAACCATCCTCCACGGTCTGGACCGGGCTGTGAAGAACATGGACAACATCAAGGCCGAATATGCCGAACTGAGCGTGTTGCACTCCGAGAAGCTGCATGTGGACCCTGATAACTTCAAG ctgctctctgactgtctcacCATCGTGGTTTCTGCAAAAATGGGCAAAGAGTTCACCGGTGATGTTCAGGCAGCTTTCCAGAAGTTCCTGGCTGTGGTGGTCAACTCCCTGGGAAGACAGTACCACTAG
- the LOC119013943 gene encoding hemoglobin embryonic subunit alpha-like, with the protein MTSLTAKDKDRVKTFWAQVSGRSEEIGSEALARMLIVYPQTKTYFAHWKDVSPNSANAKKHGITVMGGVADAVSKIDDLKGGLLTLSELHAFTLRVDPANFKILSHCIMVVMANMFPDTFTPQVHVAMDKFLAALALALAEKYR; encoded by the exons ATGACCAGTCTCACCGCTAAGGACAAGGACAGAGTCAAAACCTTCTGGGCTCAGGTGTCTGGGAGGTCGGAGGAGATCGGCAGCGAGGCTCTGGCCAG GATGCTGATCGTGTACCCGCAGACCAAGACTTACTTCGCCCACTGGAAGGACGTGAGCCCCAACTCTGCCAATGCCAAGAAGCACGGAATAACTGTGATGGGTGGAGTTGCAGATGCCGTGAGCAAAATCGACGACCTGAAAGGAGGTCTGCTGACCCTCAGTGAGCTGCATGCCTTCACCCTGCGTGTGGACCCTGCTAACTTCAAG ATCCTGTCTCACTGCATCATGGTGGTCATGGCCAACATGTTCCCCGACACCTTCACCCCTCAGGTCCATGTGGCCATGGACAAGTTCCTGGCTGCcctggctctggctctggctGAGAAATACCGATAA
- the LOC119013923 gene encoding hemoglobin subunit beta-like gives MVEWTDFERATIADIFSKMEYEIIGPAALSRCLVVYPWTQRYFGNFGNLYNATAIIGNPLVAKHGTTILHGLDRAVKNMDSIKDEYAELSVLHSEKLHVDPDNFKLLSDCLTIVVSAKMGKEFTGDVQAAFQKFLAVVVNSLGRQYH, from the exons ATGGTTGAATGGACAGACTTCGAGCGCGCCACCATCGCCGACATCTTCTCCAAGATGGAGTATGAGATCATTGGACCTGCAGCTCTGTCCAG gtgtctgGTGGTCTACCCCTGGACTCAGAGGTATTTCGGGAACTTTGGAAACCTCTACAACGCCACAGCCATCATTGGAAACCCACTGGTTGCAAAACACGGAACAACCATCCTCCACGGTCTGGACCGGGCCGTGAAGAACATGGACAGCATCAAGGACGAATATGCCGAACTGAGCGTGTTGCACTCCGAGAAGCTGCATGTGGACCCTGATAACTTCAAG ctgctctctgactgcCTCACCATCGTGGTTTCTGCAAAAATGGGCAAAGAGTTCACCGGTGATGTTCAGGCAGCTTTCCAGAAGTTCCTGGCTGTGGTGGTCAACTCCCTGGGAAGACAGTACCACTAG
- the LOC119013944 gene encoding hemoglobin embryonic subunit alpha-like has product MTSLTAKDKDRVRTFWAQVSGKSEEIGSEALARMLIVYPQTKTYFAHWKDVSPNSANAKKHGITVMGGVADAVSKIDDLKGGLLTLSELHAFTLRVDPANFKILSHCIMVVMANMFPDTFTPQVHVAMDKFLAALALALAEKYR; this is encoded by the exons ATGACCAGTCTCACCGCTAAGGACAAGGACAGAGTCAGAACCTTCTGGGCTCAGGTGTCTGGGAAGTCGGAGGAGATCGGCAGCGAGGCTCTGGCCAG GATGCTGATCGTGTACCCGCAGACCAAGACTTACTTCGCCCACTGGAAGGACGTGAGCCCCAACTCTGCCAATGCCAAGAAGCACGGAATAACTGTGATGGGTGGAGTTGCAGATGCCGTGAGCAAAATCGACGACCTGAAAGGAGGTCTGCTGACCCTCAGTGAGCTGCATGCCTTCACCCTGCGTGTGGACCCTGCTAACTTCAAG ATCCTGTCTCACTGCATCATGGTGGTCATGGCCAACATGTTCCCCGACACCTTCACCCCTCAGGTCCATGTGGCCATGGACAAGTTCCTGGCTGCcctggctctggctctggccGAGAAATACCGATAA
- the kank2 gene encoding KN motif and ankyrin repeat domain-containing protein 2 has product MAQVLHMDPGFPGKLNPPAPPSLHGKEQEAPYSVETPYGYRLDLDFLKYVNDIEKGNTIKKVPIQRRPRYGSLPRGYGYTGSWWTSTESLCSNTSMDSRHSSFSYCAPGFHTSHRPSFSTARVEKTLLDARRKLEEEKEGRRFSNLGSMHSSVAGSNTSLSSAHSFNRAQGGGGSFTPLSSGLSTPVTPTPAHLQHVREQMAAALRKIRELEEQVKTIPVLQVKISVLQEEKRQLSVQLKSQKFLGHTLGFSRGRTRGELYIDIPEEEANNGAKSSNKPAGPLSPTTPEGSKQDSGCEIEDTVIVGGARPDAKREVRTIGVGPEDARGSRQVGVWVREEDLGLLPEAVALKNQVGQLEGQLKRTMQELQSVQQQAETVQSAPQPEHPVMATSMGWQEPQGCSLHTLVSFTQLPQQREQRTVGIQVYTLEQPKVVEVGTLLRAETCSSPSLQPAAGVVEGHHRGQAEDGPVELPIAVSSKQVRDVLKSELSTSVPVATPVIAVGAPGNQSVLMHPKEGETHLHTSTEAVQSQEGPKTASSPQSSLRSIMKRKAEGEPGSPSTKKNLQFTGVNGGYESTSSDDSSSESSDEASDSSEYHEAREKLPESTAQHQQITHSQACQPPETNSVPQQTAVKTVIPDSQQSPNQSATVDTRPPDKPPRSLAPDTVIQNCASQPPASVSTVTPPCPANDPASTETANQPSEKHTVTQETTSTSSSTESTPGQSSVQSSVTCSSSPSVTKTAEITKQQHTAQSETSVLSSQSELPPAAESVAKDTATAKQVRLELSDGLMSALHALQKALGDANAFSQQGARAAYTTVLQEWLRVSCHKAADTAVVKAYMSTFASLSPQLLEFVINMADGNGNTALHYTVSHSNFPVVKLLLDTGLCNADKQNKAGYTAIMLTALAAFHSDSDLQTVLQLLRTGDVNAKASQAGQTALMLAVSHGRGDMVRALLSCGAQVNIRDDDGSTALMCACEHGHVDIVRQLLSVPGCDATLTDNDGSTALSIALEASQNDIAVLLYAHLNFAKPPSPVSPKSPLLGSSPPSGETK; this is encoded by the exons ATGGCTCAGGTGCTGCATATGGACCCCGGCTTCCCAG GGAAACTCAACCCGCCTGCTCCCCCTTCCCTGCACGGCAAAGAACAGGAGGCGCCCTACTCAGTGGAGACCCCCTATGGATACCGTCTGGACCTAGACTTCCTCAAATATGTTAACGACATAGAGAAGGGAAACACTATCAAGAAGGTGCCTATCCAACGACGGCCACGATATGGCTCCCTGCCCCGCGGCTATGGCTACACCGGCTCCTGGTGGACCTCCACAGAGTCTCTGTGCTCCAACACCAGCATGGACAGCCGCCACTCCTCCTTCTCCTACTGTGCCCCAGGCTTCCACACGTCGCACAGGCCCAGCTTCAGCACTGCACGGGTGGAGAAGACCCTGTTGGATGCACGcaggaagctggaggaggagaaagaggggcGGAGATTCTCCAACCTTGGCAGCATGCACAGCAGCGTAGCAGGCTCGAACACCTCGCTGAGCAGTGCACACAGCTTCAACCGAGCCCAAGGGGGAGGCGGATCGTTCACCCCACTGAGTTCTGGCCTTTCCACCCCAGTGACCCCAACACCAGCACACCTGCAGCATGTCAGGGAGCAGATGGCTGCAGCCCTCAGGAAGATAAGGGAGCTAGAGGAGCAGGTGAAGACCATCCCTGTGCTGCAGGTCAAaatctctgtgctgcaggaggagaagcggCAGCTCAGCGTCCAGCTGAAGAGCCAGAAGTTTTTAGGTCATACTCTGGGTTTCAGCCGAGGTCGCACCAGAGGAGAGCTCTACATCGACATCCCTGAGGAGGAGGCGAATAATGGAGCTAAGAGCAGCAACAAACCAGCAGGGCCACTGTCTCCCACCACACCTGAGGGCTCCAAGCAAGACTCAGGGTGTGAGATCGAGGACACAGTGATTGTGGGTGGAGCGCGACCAGATGCAAAGCGAGAAGTGCGCACCATCGGAGTGGGACCAGAGGACGCAAGGGGCAGTCGTCAGGTGGGAGTCTGGGTCCGGGAGGAGGATCTGGGGCTGCTGCCAGAAGCAGTGGCTCTTAAGAATCAAGTGGGTCAGCTTGAGGGCCAGCTAAAGAGGACGatgcaggagctgcagagtgtgcagcagcaggccgAAACAGTCCAGAGCGCGCCTCAGCCAGAGCATCCAGTCATGGCCACCAGCATGGGCTGGCAGGAGCCCCAAGGCTGCAGCCTGCACACTCTGGTCAGCTTCACTCAGCTGCCCCAGCAGAGGGAACAGAGGACAGTGGGAATCCAGGTGTACACACTGGAGCAGCCcaaggtggtggaggtgggcaCTCTGCTCCGAGCAGAAACCTGCAGCTCCCCCTCGCTTCAACCAGCTGCTGGAGTTGTGGAGGGCCACCACAGAGGACAAGCTGAAG aCGGTCCAGTTGAATTGCCGATTGCAGTCAGCTCCAAGCAAGTACGCGACGTCCTAAAGAGCGAGCTGTCCACTTCGGTACCTGTCGCCACTCCTGTCATTGCTGTAGGTGCGCCTGGTAATCAGTCTGTTTTGATGCATCCTAAAGAAGGGGAGACACACCTGCATACATCCACAGAGGCTGTCCAGTCACAAGAAGGCCCAAAGACAG CTTCATCGCCACAGTCTTCCCTGAGGTCCATTATGAAGCGGAAAGCAGAAGGTGAACCAGGATCTCCCTCCACAAAGAAAAATCTACAGTTCACTGGAGTCAATGGAGG GTATGAGTCCACGTCATCAGACGATAGCAGCAGCGAGAGCTCAGATGAGGCGAGCGACTCCAGCGAATATCACGAAGCCAGAGAAAAACTGCCAGAGTCAACCGCCCAGCACCAGCAAATAACCCACAGCCAGGCCTGCCAGCCTCCAGAAACCAACAGTGTACCTCAACAGACTGCCGTCAAAACTGTCATTCCAGACTCACAGCAGAGTCCCAACCAGTCTGCAACTGTAGACACAAGACCGCCAGACAAACCCCCCCGGTCACTAGCGCCGGACACTGTTATACAAAATTGTGCCTCACAGCCACCAGCCTCGGTCTCCACTGTAACTCCTCCATGTCCCGCAAACGATCCTGCCTCTACAGAGACCGCCAACCAGccatcagaaaaacacacagtcacccAGgagaccacctccacatcgTCAAGCACTGAATCCACTCCTGGACAAAGCTCCGTACAGTCCTCAGTTACCTGTTCTTCATCGCCGTCTGTCACTAAAACCGCTGAGATCACCAAGCAGCAACACACCGCCCAGTCAGAAACAAGCGTcctcagcagccagtcagagttACCACCAGCAGCTGAAAGTGTCGCCAAAGACACTGCCACAGCCAAACAAGTCAG ACTGGAGCTGAGTGACGGCCTGATGTCGGCTCTTCATGCCCTGCAGAAAGCCCTCGGGGACGCCAATGCCTTCAGCCAGCAAGGAGCA AGGGCGGCTTACACCACCGTGCTGCAGGAGTGGCTGCGTGTGTCCTGTCACAAAGCAGCGGACACGGCTGTTGTCAAGGCCTACATGAGCACCTTCgcctccctctcccctcagcTGCTGGAGTTTGTAATCAACATGGCAGACGGCAACGGGAACACGGCGCTTCACTACACCGTCTCCCACTCCAACTTCCCCGTGGTGAAATTGCTGCTGGACACTG GCCTGTGCAATGCTGACAAGCAGAACAAGGCGGGCTACACGGCCATCATGCTGACAGCTCTGGCTGCCTTCCACTCAGACAGCGACCTTCAAACcgtcctgcagctgctgcgcACTGGGGACGTCAACGCCAAGGCTAGCCAG GCTGGTCAGACGGCGCTGATGCTAGCAGTCAGCCATGGTCGAGGGGACATGGTGCGGGCGCTGCTGTCCTGCGGAGCACAGGTCAACATCCGTGATGACGACGGCTCCACGGCGCTCATGTGTGCCTGCGAACACGGTCACGTGGACATCGTGcgtcagctgctgtctgtgccGGGCTGTGACGCCACTCTCACCGATAAT GACGGCAGCACTGCTCTGTCCATCGCCCTGGAGGCCAGCCAGAATGACATCGCTGTGCTTCTGTACGCTCACCTCAACTTTGCAAAGCCTCCGTCCCCT GTTTCGCCGAAGTCTCCTCTCTTgggctcctctcctccctctggtgaaacaaaataa